The nucleotide sequence TAACCGACCGCCCTTAAAGCGGCTGTTGTGAGGAATCGTGTCTTCAGCATGATTCCTCTTTGCTTATATTATATACCATATTTAAGTTAAAATACATAGTTATATGTAAAATTTTGTTAACCGCAGGCTCCTCTCTACATTAATTATACCAAAAATATTTCTCTAATCATATTCTTATAATTATCCTATATTTTGTGTAAGATAGAACTTATCAAACTTAAGCCAAACTTAGGGGGGTAAACTTTTGGAACGGGACCGCCTTGATCAAGATTTTGAAATCAGACGCCTGGAGCAGGTGATGGCTCTCGCCCGGGAACAATTAGACTGTGCGCTGCAAGAGAGCGAAGAAAATAAAGAGGCCATTATTGCCGCTAAATTAGGTATGTGGGAAGATACTTCCCGCTCCGTCTCCGGTCTTTGGAATATGGAGAATTTTCATGAGCTTGTCGAGTCGAGTCAGTACGCCAATCCAGTGTTGGAACGGGTGTCGGATTCTGAACGTAATGCCGCTAAGATCCTGGCTTTAAAAAGATTGCTCTATTCCCCCTACTTTGCGCGGATCGATTTTCAGTTCGAGGGCGAGGAAGCCTTTGAGAATATTTATATCGGGCGGTCTTCGCTGCAAAACGGCCTAACCCAGGAAATGGTTGTGTATGACTGGAGATCTCCCATCGCCAGTGTTTTTTACCGCTTTGGCCCGGGGAAAGCGTTCTATGAGTCTCCCGGCGGTAAAATAACGGGAGAGGTCCATTTAAAACGCCAATACGAGATCAAGGATGGCAAACTGCAATATTTCTTCGATGCCGATATTCAAATCATTGACGAATTCCTGCGCGAACTGCTTTCCCGGAATGCTTCCCCTAAAATGAAAACCATCGTTGAAACCATCCAGAAAGATCAGGACATGGTGATCCGCGATCTGGAAATGGATTTGCTGATGGTCCAGGGAGCTGCGGGAAGCGGCAAAACTTCGGTGGCGCTGCACCGCGCGGCTTATCTGATGTACCAGGGGCTGGCGGCCAAGCTGGCTTCCAATGAGATTGTGATTATTTCTCCCAACGCCTTGTTTGAACAGTACATCGCCAATGTTTTGCCTGAGCTGGGCGAAAAGCATGTCCAATCGCTGGTCTTTGAAGAAATATTCGGCAAAGTTTTGCAGAGTGGTTCTATCCAAAGCAGGAATCAATATTGGGAAGGCCTGTTCTCCCCCGGCCAAAATGACCGAGCGCTTAGTTATAACGACATGAAGCTCGCCAAACGCAGCATGGCCTTTAAAGGCTCCGGCCTGTTTGCTGAAATTTTAAGACGTTTCATTCGAGACTTGCCTTATCGCTGGCTGCCGTTTACTGATATTTATTATGACGGAAAGGTCGTCGCCAGCCGGCAATTGCTGAAAACGAAGATCCTGAAGGGCGGTCAGGAATTCCTGCTAAGTGTGCATTTAAAGCAATTGGAAGCATCGATTCTGCAAATCGTCCGCGAACTGCGTCCCAGCCGTCTGGAAAAGTTGGAAAAGTTTATTCGGGCCAAGCCCGAGCATGAATTTGAATGGGAAGAAGTAGCCCGGCGGTTATCCATTCTGGAAAGCGCCGCCTTGCTGAAGAAGATACGAAAGTTTACCGAGCTGGATTGTCAGGAGCTTTACCGGAAGCTGTTCAGCGATAAAAGCTATTTTTATCATTTAGCCGAAGGTCTGGAGCTGCCTGATTGTATGGAAGAGATTTTGGATTATACCAGGGAAAACCTGCAAAAGGACGGTTTGCTTTATGATGACGCCCTGGCCCTTACTTTTCTCCATATCCATACCAAAGGATATACGGCTTACCGCGATATCAAGCAGGTAGTGGTCGATGAAGCCCAGGATTATGATCCCCTGCATTTCGAAATACTTCACGGTCTGTTTCCCAAAGCGCATTATACCATCCTGGGCGATATTCATCAGACCATAGGGAAACGTGTTGATTCAGCCCGCTATGAACAGATTAGCAAGATATTCGCTAAGCCTAAATCGACGCTGGTGACTTTGGACAAAAGCTTCCGCTCCACCAAGGAGATCTTGGCGTACAGCGCCAGGTTTCTTGACCAAAGCATTAAGCTTCATCCTTTCGGGAGATCGGGAGATGCGCCTGCCGTGTTTGCGGCGCCGGACCGGGCGGCTCTGACTGCTCTCCTGCTTGCGGAAATTAAAACCTGCCGGGAAATGGGTTACGAATCCATCGGGTTAATCTGTAAAACGGAACACGACGCCCTTGCCTTATTTGAGCAGCTCAAGGACCAAAGCGATCTTCAGCTGCTAAAAGGTGATGTTCAATTTAATTTAAGCGGCGTATTCCTGATCCCGGTCTATCTGGCCAAAGGCCTGGAATTTGACGCCGTACTGATCTGCGAGGCCGATCAGGCGCATTATCACAGCGCTGATGATCAAAACCTTTTATATATTGCCTGTACGCGGGCGCTGCATCGATTGAACCTGTTTTATACCGGGGAGATCAGCCGGCTTTTATAATAAGACAATTAAATTCGTTCAAAAGCACTGATAAATCCGCCCATGATCGCATCTGCTAATTGATCATTCATGCTAATCGTCCAGCTATTATTATTCTTCACTAGATTCACTTCAATTGTGGTCGTTGTTGTCTGGTCCTCGTTTGCAATGGCGTCAAATAAGAGTTGCATGATCACTTTTTCTGCTTCTTCATCACTCAATTGTTCCGCTTCAGGCAGCAACGCCTGTTCAACCCCAAATCGGACAACGGCATCGATATAAGCATCCAGGACGGCCGCGAAATCGGTATTGCTAATTTCTGCCGTAACGGTCGCCGTATCACCGTTAATTTCTGAAGATACGATGTTGTAATCAAGTTTTGCAAAAAGCAAGGCAATATCTTCATCTGTGATCGTTATATCGGCAGTCTCATCATAATCATTGAAATGATCATAGCTGAAATACCGGTCAGCTGTATCCTGATCCATCACTTTGATAGCATCCAAAGCGTTGGCAAATGCTTCCCCGG is from Dehalobacter sp. 12DCB1 and encodes:
- the helD gene encoding RNA polymerase recycling motor HelD, whose translation is MERDRLDQDFEIRRLEQVMALAREQLDCALQESEENKEAIIAAKLGMWEDTSRSVSGLWNMENFHELVESSQYANPVLERVSDSERNAAKILALKRLLYSPYFARIDFQFEGEEAFENIYIGRSSLQNGLTQEMVVYDWRSPIASVFYRFGPGKAFYESPGGKITGEVHLKRQYEIKDGKLQYFFDADIQIIDEFLRELLSRNASPKMKTIVETIQKDQDMVIRDLEMDLLMVQGAAGSGKTSVALHRAAYLMYQGLAAKLASNEIVIISPNALFEQYIANVLPELGEKHVQSLVFEEIFGKVLQSGSIQSRNQYWEGLFSPGQNDRALSYNDMKLAKRSMAFKGSGLFAEILRRFIRDLPYRWLPFTDIYYDGKVVASRQLLKTKILKGGQEFLLSVHLKQLEASILQIVRELRPSRLEKLEKFIRAKPEHEFEWEEVARRLSILESAALLKKIRKFTELDCQELYRKLFSDKSYFYHLAEGLELPDCMEEILDYTRENLQKDGLLYDDALALTFLHIHTKGYTAYRDIKQVVVDEAQDYDPLHFEILHGLFPKAHYTILGDIHQTIGKRVDSARYEQISKIFAKPKSTLVTLDKSFRSTKEILAYSARFLDQSIKLHPFGRSGDAPAVFAAPDRAALTALLLAEIKTCREMGYESIGLICKTEHDALALFEQLKDQSDLQLLKGDVQFNLSGVFLIPVYLAKGLEFDAVLICEADQAHYHSADDQNLLYIACTRALHRLNLFYTGEISRLL